The following proteins come from a genomic window of Oncorhynchus clarkii lewisi isolate Uvic-CL-2024 chromosome 23, UVic_Ocla_1.0, whole genome shotgun sequence:
- the LOC139381563 gene encoding cytoplasmic dynein 2 light intermediate chain 1 isoform X1 — protein MPKISSDTLWELASAEVQSREDGTGGEEDGGVDPVSLNERTVFFIGNKAGGKTTILLRCLDRDEPPKPTLALEYTFGRRARGHNTPKDIAHLWELGGGTSLSDLVQIPITAQNVRSLSVVLVLDLSKPNALWGTMERLLQTTRTQVEKACSKPQRTVESKAGSKQQAQNRPLMVLPKDHPDRELINPFPVPLLIIGSKFDIFQDFDSEKRKVICKTLRFISHYYAASLIFTSSKSESLMSKTKSLFTQLGFGTEKGKSMSSDLSKPLIIPAGMDSLSQIGSPPTTDVDIGTLHAKNPLDLWKKVFEVVFPPENTSDHHRELKDPAKDPQYSEPQIDSMRAQKDTELDQYKRNASKSWKGLELET, from the exons ATGCCAAAGATAAG TAGTGACACGCTATGGGAGTTGGCCTCTGCGGAGGTTCAGAGTCGGGAGGAcgggacaggaggggaggaggatggcGGAGTTGATCCAGTGTCACTCAACGAGAGAACCGTGTTCTTCATTGGGAATAAAGCAGGG GGTAAAACTACAATTTTGCTCCGGTGCCTCGACAG GGATGAACCTCCTAAACCAACTCTAGCGTTGGAGTACACCTTTGGTAGACGGGCGCGAGGACACAACACT CCCAAAGACATAGCTCACCTGTGGGAGCTGGGAGGAGGTACCTCCCTATCAGACCTGGTTCAGATCCCCATCACTGCTCAGAATGTCAG GTCTCTGTCTGTGGTGCTGGTTCTGGACCTGTCCAAGCCCAATGCTCTATGGGGAACCATGGAGAGGCTGCTTCAGACAACACGGACCCAGGTGGAGAAAGCTTGCTCCAAGCCACAAAGGACAGTAGAGTCCAAAGCTGGGTCCAAGCAGCAGGCCCAGAACAGACCCCTAATGGTCCTCCCTAAAGACCACCCG GACAGAGAGCTGATCAACCCCTTCCCAGTTCCACTGCTGATTATTGGCAGCAAGTTTGATATATTTCAG GACTTTGACTCTGAGAAGAGGAAAGTGATCTGCAAGACCCTTCGGTTTATTTCTCATTACTATGCAGCTTCTTTAATT TTTACCAGCAGCAAGTCTGAGAGCTTGATGTCCAAAACTAAGAGCTTATTCACACAACTCGGATTCGGGACAGAGAAGGG GAAATCTATGTCCTCTGACCTCAGTAAGCCTCTAATCATTCCTGCTGGGATGGACTCCCTCAGCCAGATAG GTTCTCCCCCAACCACAGATGTGGACATTGGGACTCTTCATGCTAAAAACCCTCTAGATCTGTGGAAGAAAGTGTTTGAGGTTGTTTTCCCTCCTGAG AACACCAGTGACCACCACAGAGAGCTGAAGGACCCAGCCAAGGACCCCCAGTATAGTGAGCCCCAGATTGACTCCATGAGGGCCCAGAAAGACACG GAACTGGATCAGTACAAGAGAAATGCGTCCAAGTCTTGGAAAGGCCTGGAACTGGAGACCTAA
- the LOC139381563 gene encoding cytoplasmic dynein 2 light intermediate chain 1 isoform X2 — translation MPKISDTLWELASAEVQSREDGTGGEEDGGVDPVSLNERTVFFIGNKAGGKTTILLRCLDRDEPPKPTLALEYTFGRRARGHNTPKDIAHLWELGGGTSLSDLVQIPITAQNVRSLSVVLVLDLSKPNALWGTMERLLQTTRTQVEKACSKPQRTVESKAGSKQQAQNRPLMVLPKDHPDRELINPFPVPLLIIGSKFDIFQDFDSEKRKVICKTLRFISHYYAASLIFTSSKSESLMSKTKSLFTQLGFGTEKGKSMSSDLSKPLIIPAGMDSLSQIGSPPTTDVDIGTLHAKNPLDLWKKVFEVVFPPENTSDHHRELKDPAKDPQYSEPQIDSMRAQKDTELDQYKRNASKSWKGLELET, via the exons ATGCCAAAGATAAG TGACACGCTATGGGAGTTGGCCTCTGCGGAGGTTCAGAGTCGGGAGGAcgggacaggaggggaggaggatggcGGAGTTGATCCAGTGTCACTCAACGAGAGAACCGTGTTCTTCATTGGGAATAAAGCAGGG GGTAAAACTACAATTTTGCTCCGGTGCCTCGACAG GGATGAACCTCCTAAACCAACTCTAGCGTTGGAGTACACCTTTGGTAGACGGGCGCGAGGACACAACACT CCCAAAGACATAGCTCACCTGTGGGAGCTGGGAGGAGGTACCTCCCTATCAGACCTGGTTCAGATCCCCATCACTGCTCAGAATGTCAG GTCTCTGTCTGTGGTGCTGGTTCTGGACCTGTCCAAGCCCAATGCTCTATGGGGAACCATGGAGAGGCTGCTTCAGACAACACGGACCCAGGTGGAGAAAGCTTGCTCCAAGCCACAAAGGACAGTAGAGTCCAAAGCTGGGTCCAAGCAGCAGGCCCAGAACAGACCCCTAATGGTCCTCCCTAAAGACCACCCG GACAGAGAGCTGATCAACCCCTTCCCAGTTCCACTGCTGATTATTGGCAGCAAGTTTGATATATTTCAG GACTTTGACTCTGAGAAGAGGAAAGTGATCTGCAAGACCCTTCGGTTTATTTCTCATTACTATGCAGCTTCTTTAATT TTTACCAGCAGCAAGTCTGAGAGCTTGATGTCCAAAACTAAGAGCTTATTCACACAACTCGGATTCGGGACAGAGAAGGG GAAATCTATGTCCTCTGACCTCAGTAAGCCTCTAATCATTCCTGCTGGGATGGACTCCCTCAGCCAGATAG GTTCTCCCCCAACCACAGATGTGGACATTGGGACTCTTCATGCTAAAAACCCTCTAGATCTGTGGAAGAAAGTGTTTGAGGTTGTTTTCCCTCCTGAG AACACCAGTGACCACCACAGAGAGCTGAAGGACCCAGCCAAGGACCCCCAGTATAGTGAGCCCCAGATTGACTCCATGAGGGCCCAGAAAGACACG GAACTGGATCAGTACAAGAGAAATGCGTCCAAGTCTTGGAAAGGCCTGGAACTGGAGACCTAA